The following coding sequences lie in one Streptomyces venezuelae genomic window:
- a CDS encoding ABC transporter permease — protein MLKATLRSFLAHKGRLALSALAVILSVAFVAGSLIFSDTVTRTFDRLFASTSADVTVAPKEDLDEAVPSGQTPTLPASLTERVAGVAGVADAHIDVSVDNITIVDRDNESVGSTTGAPTVATDWHPTDRSPVELTSGHAPRGEGEALIDADTADKKDVEIGDTLTVLARPGSFKVEVVGIATFTTTNPGAALVFLDTASAQRELLGSTKAATSISVTADDGVSDTALKRRIGAELGSGYDLETADEQAESAAAELGGFLDVIKYVMLGFAGVAVLVGIFLIVNTFSMLIAQRTRELGLLRALGADRRQVRRSVLVEALLLGLVGSTLGLAAGIGLALGLIKLMGLLGMNLKSTEMVIGWATPVASYVVGVGVTFVAAFLPARRAAHVSPMAALADAEIAGVGRPLRVRAVAGALVGAAGAAALVGCATAEKTSSAASLLGLGIVLTLIATVIAGPLLVRPVIRVLGGVFPAVFGSVGRMSQRNALRNPRRTGATAAALMVGLALVGGLSVASASMTKSFDRQIDRTLGADFVVQNSNFMPFSPEITGKVEKTEGAGLVVRQRFTPIELALPDGKNVESTAAGYDPRLDDVAKVTYAQGSSRAALAPGRIGMDVDFAKKHEVRVGDSLPATFPGGRGTKLTVGALTDQDSPEGFGVEGGLFLGFGTVEKYVPGGQDSALYVNAAPGTDADTLRAHLDKTLDPYPQVQVRDQADYKELIRQQIAVMLYLVYALLGLAIVIAVLGVVNTLALSVVERTREIGLLRAIGLGRRQLRRMIRLESVVIAVFGALLGLALGMVWGVAVQQVLALQGMKELAFPWTTIVAVVIGSVVVGLAAALLPALRASRMNVLAAIAHE, from the coding sequence GTGCTGAAGGCGACGCTCAGGAGTTTCCTCGCGCACAAGGGCAGGCTGGCGCTCTCCGCGCTGGCCGTGATCCTCTCGGTCGCGTTCGTGGCGGGCAGCCTGATCTTCTCGGACACGGTCACCCGCACCTTCGACCGCCTGTTCGCCTCCACGTCGGCCGATGTGACGGTGGCGCCGAAGGAGGACCTCGACGAAGCGGTGCCGTCCGGCCAGACGCCGACGCTGCCCGCGAGCCTCACGGAGCGGGTGGCCGGAGTCGCCGGGGTCGCGGACGCGCACATCGACGTGTCCGTCGACAACATCACCATCGTCGACCGCGACAACGAGTCCGTGGGCTCCACGACGGGCGCTCCCACGGTGGCCACGGACTGGCACCCCACCGACCGCAGCCCCGTGGAGCTCACCTCGGGTCACGCCCCGCGCGGCGAGGGCGAGGCGCTGATCGACGCGGACACGGCCGACAAGAAGGACGTGGAGATCGGGGACACCCTCACCGTCCTCGCGCGCCCCGGCTCGTTCAAGGTCGAGGTCGTCGGCATCGCCACCTTCACCACCACGAACCCCGGCGCCGCGCTCGTCTTCCTGGACACCGCGAGCGCCCAGCGCGAGCTCCTGGGTTCGACGAAGGCGGCGACCAGCATCTCCGTGACCGCCGACGACGGGGTGAGCGACACCGCCCTGAAGCGCCGCATCGGCGCCGAACTGGGCTCCGGCTACGACCTGGAGACCGCCGACGAGCAGGCCGAGTCCGCGGCGGCCGAGCTCGGCGGCTTCCTCGACGTCATCAAGTACGTGATGCTCGGCTTCGCCGGTGTCGCCGTCCTCGTCGGCATCTTCCTGATCGTCAACACCTTCTCGATGCTCATCGCACAGCGCACCCGCGAACTCGGGCTGCTGCGGGCGCTCGGCGCCGACCGCAGGCAGGTGCGGCGTTCCGTGCTCGTCGAGGCGCTGCTGCTCGGCCTCGTCGGTTCGACGCTGGGGCTCGCCGCGGGCATCGGTCTCGCCCTCGGTCTGATCAAGCTCATGGGTCTGCTCGGGATGAACCTGAAGTCCACGGAGATGGTCATCGGGTGGGCGACACCGGTCGCCTCGTACGTCGTCGGGGTAGGCGTGACGTTCGTCGCGGCGTTCCTCCCCGCCCGGCGGGCCGCACACGTCTCGCCGATGGCCGCGCTCGCGGACGCCGAGATCGCCGGTGTGGGGCGGCCGTTGAGGGTGCGGGCGGTCGCCGGCGCGCTCGTCGGGGCGGCCGGTGCGGCGGCGCTGGTGGGCTGCGCCACCGCGGAGAAGACGTCGTCGGCGGCGTCGCTCCTCGGTCTCGGGATCGTCCTGACCCTGATCGCCACGGTCATCGCGGGACCCCTCCTGGTGCGGCCGGTGATCCGGGTGCTCGGCGGCGTCTTCCCCGCGGTCTTCGGCTCGGTCGGCCGGATGAGCCAGCGCAACGCGCTGCGCAACCCGCGCCGCACGGGCGCCACCGCGGCCGCGCTGATGGTGGGGCTCGCGCTGGTCGGCGGCCTCTCGGTGGCCAGCGCGTCGATGACGAAGTCGTTCGACCGGCAGATCGACCGGACACTCGGCGCGGACTTCGTCGTGCAGAACAGCAACTTCATGCCCTTCTCCCCGGAGATCACCGGGAAGGTCGAGAAGACGGAGGGCGCGGGTCTGGTCGTACGCCAGCGCTTCACCCCCATCGAACTGGCGCTGCCCGACGGCAAGAACGTCGAGTCGACGGCAGCGGGCTACGATCCGCGGCTCGACGACGTCGCCAAGGTGACGTACGCGCAGGGCAGTTCGCGCGCGGCGCTCGCCCCGGGCCGGATCGGCATGGACGTGGACTTCGCGAAGAAGCACGAGGTGCGGGTCGGCGACAGCCTGCCCGCGACGTTCCCCGGCGGGCGCGGGACGAAGCTGACCGTCGGCGCGCTCACCGACCAGGACTCGCCCGAGGGCTTCGGCGTCGAGGGCGGGCTCTTCCTCGGGTTCGGCACGGTCGAGAAGTACGTGCCGGGCGGCCAGGACTCCGCTCTGTACGTCAACGCGGCGCCGGGCACGGACGCGGACACCCTCCGCGCCCACCTGGACAAGACGCTCGACCCGTACCCGCAGGTGCAGGTGCGCGACCAGGCCGACTACAAGGAGCTGATCCGGCAGCAGATCGCCGTGATGCTCTACCTCGTCTACGCCCTCCTCGGCCTCGCGATCGTCATAGCGGTCCTCGGCGTCGTCAACACCCTCGCCCTGTCGGTCGTGGAACGCACGCGCGAGATCGGACTGCTGCGCGCCATCGGCCTCGGCCGCCGTCAGCTGCGCCGCATGATCCGCCTGGAGTCGGTGGTGATCGCGGTCTTCGGGGCGCTGCTCGGGCTCGCGCTCGGGATGGTCTGGGGCGTCGCCGTGCAGCAGGTGCTAGCGCTGCAGGGCATGAAGGAGCTGGCGTTCCCCTGGACGACGATCGTCGCGGTGGTGATCGGTTCGGTGGTCGTCGGCCTCGCGGCGGCGCTGCTGCCCGCGCTGCGTGCGTCGCGCATGAATGTGCTGGCGGCCATCGCGCACGAGTAG
- a CDS encoding GNAT family N-acetyltransferase: MDDLRIRAAAPEDLDAVLAFWKVAAEGTSISDDRSGVERLVARDPEALILAERGGGLAGTVIAGFDGWRCHLYRLAVHPDHRRRGVGSALLAAAEERFVRLGGRRGDAMVLDRNELAHHTWHAAGYAREPQWSRWVKPLGEAPSAG, encoded by the coding sequence ATGGATGATCTTCGGATACGGGCCGCGGCGCCCGAGGACCTGGACGCGGTGCTCGCCTTCTGGAAGGTGGCCGCCGAGGGCACGAGCATCAGCGACGACCGCTCCGGCGTGGAGCGGCTCGTCGCGCGCGACCCCGAGGCGCTGATCCTCGCCGAGCGCGGCGGCGGGCTCGCGGGGACGGTCATCGCGGGTTTCGACGGCTGGCGCTGCCACCTCTACCGCCTCGCGGTGCACCCGGACCACCGCAGGCGCGGCGTGGGCTCGGCGCTGCTCGCCGCGGCGGAGGAGCGGTTCGTGCGGCTCGGCGGGCGCCGCGGTGACGCGATGGTCCTGGACCGCAACGAGCTCGCCCACCACACCTGGCACGCGGCGGGCTACGCGCGCGAGCCGCAGTGGAGCCGGTGGGTGAAGCCGCTGGGTGAAGCCCCCTCTGCGGGGTAG
- a CDS encoding hemolysin family protein, with translation MTEVLLLLVAVLLCLACGVFVAAEFSLTTVERSELERAVERGERGAAGALKAVKNLTFQLSGAQLGITVTNLVVGMLSEPSIAALIAGPLRDLGIPRSAASSVALVIGTALSTVFLMVIGELVPKNWAISSPLAVAKRVATPQRLFSAAFRPFIAHLNNTANRSVRRFGIEPAEELASARGPKELIALARHSAKEGALEADTAELFVRTLNLADLTAENVMTPRVQVMALETHATCEDVANATRATGLSRFPVYRGNLDTVVGVAHIKDVLAVPAERRPRVSVAELMREPLLVPETLTVDRLLDRLSGKRTMAVVIDEYGGTAGVATLEDIVEEVVGEVRDEHDPHETPDISHEGTDDDGRTLYSADGAARTDQLARVGLRVPDGPYETLAGLVATELGRIPAVGDGVEVGGWRLDVVDASGRRAARVMLHAPLDADDSDDTTEDVR, from the coding sequence ATGACCGAAGTGCTCCTGCTCCTCGTGGCGGTGCTGCTCTGCCTGGCGTGCGGTGTGTTCGTCGCCGCGGAGTTCTCCCTCACGACGGTCGAGCGCAGTGAGCTCGAGCGGGCCGTCGAGCGCGGCGAGCGCGGCGCCGCCGGCGCCCTCAAAGCCGTCAAGAACCTCACCTTCCAGCTCTCGGGCGCGCAGCTCGGCATCACCGTCACCAACCTGGTGGTCGGCATGCTCTCCGAGCCGTCCATCGCCGCCCTGATCGCGGGCCCGCTGCGCGACCTCGGCATACCGCGGTCCGCCGCGTCCTCCGTCGCGCTGGTGATCGGCACGGCCCTCTCGACCGTCTTCCTGATGGTCATCGGTGAGCTGGTGCCCAAGAACTGGGCCATCTCCTCGCCGCTCGCCGTCGCCAAGCGGGTGGCCACGCCGCAGCGGCTGTTCAGTGCCGCGTTCCGGCCGTTCATCGCGCACCTCAACAACACCGCGAACCGTTCCGTACGCCGCTTCGGCATCGAGCCCGCCGAGGAGCTCGCCTCCGCGCGCGGCCCCAAGGAACTGATCGCCCTGGCCCGTCACTCCGCCAAGGAGGGCGCGCTGGAGGCGGACACGGCCGAGCTGTTCGTGCGGACGCTGAACCTCGCCGACCTCACCGCGGAGAACGTGATGACGCCCCGCGTGCAGGTCATGGCCCTGGAGACGCACGCCACCTGCGAGGACGTCGCGAACGCCACGCGTGCCACCGGCCTGTCCCGCTTCCCCGTGTACCGCGGGAACCTCGACACGGTCGTCGGCGTCGCGCACATCAAGGACGTGCTCGCCGTGCCCGCGGAGCGCAGGCCGCGCGTCTCCGTCGCCGAGCTGATGCGCGAGCCGCTGCTCGTGCCGGAGACGCTCACCGTCGACCGGCTCCTCGACCGGCTCTCGGGCAAGCGCACGATGGCCGTGGTCATCGACGAGTACGGCGGCACGGCCGGGGTGGCGACCCTGGAGGACATCGTCGAGGAGGTCGTCGGCGAGGTGCGGGACGAGCACGACCCGCACGAGACGCCCGACATCTCCCACGAGGGCACCGACGACGACGGCAGGACGCTCTACTCCGCCGACGGCGCCGCCCGCACCGACCAGCTCGCGCGGGTCGGCCTGCGGGTGCCCGACGGGCCGTACGAGACGCTCGCGGGCCTCGTCGCCACGGAGCTCGGCCGCATCCCCGCCGTCGGTGACGGCGTCGAGGTGGGCGGCTGGCGGCTCGACGTCGTGGACGCGTCGGGACGGCGCGCCGCCCGCGTCATGCTGCACGCCCCGCTCGACGCCGACGACAGCGACGACACCACGGAGGATGTCCGATGA
- a CDS encoding hemolysin family protein, whose protein sequence is MIAVQLLIGLATLVVNAFFVGAEFALISVRRSQIEPHAEEGNKRAKSVMWGLQHVSALLAAAQLGITLCTLVLGIVAEPAIAHLLEPVFDAVGVPHGLVHPISFVIALTLATYLHMLLGEMIPKNIALAEPVRSALLLGPPLVALARALRPVIFAINAFANGLLKLLHVEAKDEVSASFSDDDLARMVKDSGDAGLIDNRAQERLHDALELGRRPVRDVVLPLEAVVYARVGVTPEKLEQLSAESGFSRFPVVDDGRRIVGYLHVKDALDRAPRDLPFRVPDMRKIAQVRETTPLDDVLTAMRGSRTHVAAVLGSDGRLAGMVTMEDVLQKLFGQPV, encoded by the coding sequence ATGATCGCCGTCCAGTTGCTGATCGGTCTGGCGACGCTCGTCGTCAACGCCTTCTTCGTGGGCGCCGAGTTCGCCCTCATCTCCGTGCGCCGCAGCCAGATCGAGCCGCACGCGGAGGAGGGGAACAAGCGCGCCAAGAGCGTGATGTGGGGCCTGCAACACGTGTCCGCGCTGCTCGCGGCGGCGCAGCTCGGCATCACGCTGTGCACCCTCGTCCTCGGTATCGTCGCGGAACCGGCGATCGCGCACCTTCTGGAGCCCGTCTTCGACGCGGTGGGCGTGCCGCACGGCCTGGTCCACCCGATCTCGTTCGTCATCGCGCTGACCCTGGCGACGTATCTACACATGCTCCTGGGCGAGATGATCCCGAAGAACATCGCCCTCGCGGAGCCCGTGCGTTCCGCGCTGCTGCTCGGGCCGCCGCTGGTGGCGCTCGCGCGGGCGCTGCGGCCGGTGATCTTCGCGATCAACGCGTTCGCCAACGGTCTGCTGAAGCTGCTGCACGTCGAGGCCAAGGACGAGGTGTCGGCGAGCTTCTCCGACGACGACCTGGCCCGCATGGTCAAGGACTCCGGTGACGCGGGTCTGATCGACAACCGTGCGCAGGAGCGGCTGCACGACGCGCTGGAACTGGGCCGCCGTCCGGTACGGGACGTGGTCCTGCCCCTGGAGGCGGTGGTCTACGCGCGCGTGGGCGTCACTCCGGAGAAGCTGGAGCAGCTCTCGGCCGAGTCCGGGTTCTCCCGCTTCCCCGTGGTCGACGACGGCCGCCGGATCGTCGGCTATCTGCACGTGAAGGACGCGCTGGACCGGGCGCCGCGCGATCTGCCGTTCCGGGTACCGGACATGCGCAAGATCGCCCAGGTGCGCGAGACGACTCCGCTGGACGACGTCCTGACGGCCATGCGCGGCAGCCGCACGCACGTGGCGGCGGTCCTCGGCTCGGACGGGCGCCTTGCCGGCATGGTCACGATGGAGGACGTCCTGCAGAAGCTGTTCGGGCAGCCTGTGTGA
- a CDS encoding holin gives MWNAAFWKATAERAIRTFAQALAAVLVAGATSLLDVEWGAAFATAGLAAVLAVLTAIGASEVGASGPGLTEEPTKRVRTGETAG, from the coding sequence ATGTGGAACGCAGCCTTCTGGAAGGCCACCGCGGAACGCGCGATCCGCACGTTCGCGCAGGCGCTTGCCGCGGTCCTGGTGGCGGGGGCGACCAGCCTCCTGGACGTGGAGTGGGGCGCGGCCTTCGCGACGGCGGGTCTCGCCGCGGTCCTCGCGGTCCTGACGGCGATCGGCGCCTCGGAGGTCGGCGCGTCCGGCCCCGGCCTCACGGAGGAGCCGACGAAGAGGGTGCGCACGGGGGAGACGGCGGGGTGA
- a CDS encoding SGNH/GDSL hydrolase family protein, giving the protein MQMNANYTSLVAVGDSFTEGMSDLLPDGTYRGWADLLAARMAAHTPGFRYANLAVRGKLIGQIVDEQVDLAAAMQADVVTLVGGLNDTLRPKCDMGRVRGLLEEAVERLAPSCKQLVLMRSPGRNGPVMERFRPRMEELYSYVDDLASRHDAIVVDLYGAAVLGDQRMWDVDRLHPTAEGHRRIAEAVWQALGYEPEDDWQTPLPAAVPPGWATRRVADVRFARQYLGPWIGRRLTGRSSGDGRAPKRPDLLPYDGPLP; this is encoded by the coding sequence ATGCAGATGAATGCCAACTACACCAGTCTCGTCGCGGTGGGCGACTCCTTCACCGAGGGCATGTCGGATCTGCTGCCCGACGGCACGTACCGCGGGTGGGCCGACCTCCTCGCCGCCCGGATGGCCGCGCACACCCCCGGCTTCCGCTACGCGAACCTGGCCGTGCGCGGCAAGCTCATCGGGCAGATCGTCGACGAGCAGGTGGACCTCGCGGCCGCGATGCAGGCCGACGTGGTCACCCTCGTCGGCGGCCTCAACGACACACTGCGCCCCAAGTGCGACATGGGCCGGGTGCGCGGTCTCCTGGAGGAGGCCGTCGAGCGGCTCGCCCCCTCGTGCAAGCAGCTCGTCCTGATGCGCAGCCCGGGCCGGAACGGCCCGGTGATGGAACGCTTCCGTCCGCGCATGGAGGAGCTCTACTCCTACGTCGACGACCTGGCGTCCCGGCACGACGCGATCGTCGTCGACCTCTACGGCGCGGCCGTACTCGGCGACCAGCGCATGTGGGACGTGGACCGCCTGCACCCCACCGCGGAAGGGCACCGCAGGATCGCCGAGGCCGTGTGGCAGGCGCTCGGGTACGAGCCGGAGGACGACTGGCAGACGCCGCTGCCCGCCGCCGTGCCGCCGGGCTGGGCCACCCGCCGCGTCGCCGACGTCCGGTTCGCCCGGCAGTACCTCGGCCCGTGGATAGGGCGCCGCCTCACCGGCCGCTCGTCCGGCGACGGACGCGCCCCGAAGCGCCCCGACCTGCTCCCGTACGACGGCCCGCTCCCCTAG
- a CDS encoding glutaminase: MDYQAVLEEVAAFARPLVGRGQVAGYIPALADVDAERFGIAVADVNGDVHGVGDWQEPFSVQSISKAFSLALVLAEGGDRIWDRVGTEPSGNPFNSLVQLEYENGIPRNPFINAGALVVTDRLQSLTGDAGTTMLEFLRAESGNPDVAFDPVVAASEAEHGDRNAALAHFMASYGNLDNPVSTVLEHYFRQCAIRMNCRDLALSAAFLARHGLRNDGTRLLPPREAKQVNAVMLTCGTYDAAGSFAYRVGLPGKSGVGGGIVAVIPGRCTLCVWSPSLDSYGNSVAGVAALDHFTTVTGWSVF; encoded by the coding sequence GTGGATTACCAGGCCGTTCTCGAAGAAGTCGCCGCCTTCGCCCGGCCCCTCGTGGGCCGCGGCCAGGTCGCCGGCTACATCCCGGCGCTCGCGGACGTGGACGCCGAGCGCTTCGGGATCGCGGTCGCCGACGTCAACGGCGACGTGCACGGCGTGGGGGACTGGCAGGAACCGTTCTCCGTCCAGTCCATCTCGAAGGCGTTCAGCCTCGCGCTCGTCCTCGCGGAGGGTGGCGACCGCATCTGGGACCGCGTCGGCACGGAACCGTCCGGCAACCCCTTCAACTCGCTCGTCCAGCTCGAGTACGAGAACGGCATCCCGCGCAACCCGTTCATCAACGCGGGCGCGCTCGTCGTCACGGACCGGCTGCAGAGCCTCACCGGCGACGCGGGCACGACGATGCTGGAGTTCCTGCGCGCGGAGAGCGGCAACCCGGACGTCGCCTTCGACCCGGTGGTCGCGGCCTCGGAGGCCGAGCACGGCGACCGCAACGCCGCCCTCGCCCACTTCATGGCCAGCTACGGCAACCTCGACAACCCCGTGTCCACGGTCCTGGAGCACTACTTCCGGCAGTGCGCGATCCGCATGAACTGCCGCGACCTCGCCCTCTCGGCGGCCTTCCTGGCCCGGCACGGGCTGCGCAACGACGGCACGCGTCTGCTGCCGCCGCGCGAGGCGAAGCAGGTCAACGCGGTCATGCTCACCTGCGGCACGTACGACGCGGCGGGCAGCTTCGCCTACCGCGTCGGCCTGCCGGGCAAGAGCGGCGTCGGCGGCGGCATCGTCGCCGTGATCCCGGGCCGCTGCACCCTGTGCGTGTGGAGCCCGAGCCTCGACTCGTACGGCAACTCCGTGGCCGGCGTGGCCGCGCTCGACCACTTCACCACGGTGACGGGCTGGTCGGTGTTCTAG
- the purB gene encoding adenylosuccinate lyase yields MTAAPAKPRIPNVLAGRYASAELATLWSPEQKVKLERQLWLAVLRAQKDLGIEVPDAAIADYERVLDQVDLASIAEREKVTRHDVKARIEEFNALAGHEHVHKGMTSRDLTENVEQLQIRLSLELIRSRAVAVLARLGKLAGEYGELVMAGRSHNVAAQATTLGKRFATGADELLVAYRRLDELIGRYPLRGIKGPVGTAQDMLDLLGGDASKLADLEQRIASHLGFESAFTSVGQVYPRSLDYDVVTALVQVAAAPSSIAKTIRLMAGHELVTEGFKPGQVGSSAMPHKMNTRSCERVNGLTVILRGYASMTGELAGDQWNEGDVSCSVVRRVALPDAFFALDGLLETFLTVLDEFGAFPAVVARELDRYLPFLATTKVLMASVRAGVGREEAHEAIKENAVASALAMREQGAERNELLDKLAADSRIPLDRAQLDELMADKLSFTGAASDQVTTVVGQIEALLKEHPEAAAYTPGAIL; encoded by the coding sequence GTGACTGCCGCGCCCGCAAAGCCCCGTATCCCGAACGTCCTCGCCGGACGTTATGCCTCCGCCGAGCTCGCCACCCTCTGGTCGCCCGAGCAGAAGGTGAAGCTGGAGCGTCAGCTCTGGCTCGCCGTGCTGCGTGCGCAGAAGGACCTCGGGATCGAGGTTCCCGACGCCGCCATCGCCGACTACGAGCGCGTGCTCGACCAGGTCGACCTGGCCTCGATCGCCGAGCGCGAGAAGGTCACGCGCCATGACGTGAAGGCCCGCATCGAGGAGTTCAACGCCCTCGCCGGGCACGAGCACGTCCACAAGGGCATGACCTCGCGCGACCTCACCGAGAACGTGGAGCAGCTGCAGATCCGGCTCTCCCTGGAGCTGATCCGCTCCCGTGCCGTCGCGGTCCTCGCCCGGCTCGGCAAGCTCGCCGGTGAGTACGGCGAGCTGGTCATGGCGGGCCGCTCCCACAACGTCGCCGCGCAGGCGACGACGCTGGGCAAGCGCTTCGCGACCGGTGCCGACGAGCTCCTCGTCGCGTACCGCCGCCTGGACGAGCTGATCGGCCGCTACCCGCTGCGCGGCATCAAGGGTCCGGTCGGCACCGCCCAGGACATGCTCGACCTGCTCGGCGGCGATGCCTCCAAGCTCGCCGACCTGGAGCAGCGGATCGCCTCGCACCTGGGCTTCGAGTCGGCCTTCACCTCGGTCGGCCAGGTCTACCCGCGCTCCCTCGACTACGACGTCGTGACCGCGCTCGTGCAGGTCGCCGCCGCGCCCTCCTCCATCGCCAAGACGATCCGCCTGATGGCGGGCCACGAGCTGGTCACCGAGGGCTTCAAGCCCGGCCAGGTCGGCTCGTCCGCGATGCCGCACAAGATGAACACCCGCTCCTGCGAGCGCGTCAACGGCCTCACCGTCATCCTGCGCGGCTACGCGTCGATGACCGGAGAGCTGGCGGGCGACCAGTGGAACGAGGGCGACGTCTCCTGCTCCGTCGTACGACGGGTCGCCCTGCCCGACGCGTTCTTCGCGCTCGACGGGCTGCTCGAGACCTTCCTGACCGTGCTGGACGAGTTCGGGGCGTTCCCCGCGGTCGTGGCGCGTGAGCTCGACCGCTACCTCCCCTTCCTCGCCACCACCAAGGTCCTGATGGCCTCGGTGCGCGCGGGCGTCGGCCGCGAGGAGGCCCACGAGGCCATCAAGGAGAACGCGGTCGCCTCCGCCCTTGCCATGCGCGAGCAGGGTGCCGAGCGCAACGAACTGCTCGACAAGCTGGCCGCCGACTCCCGTATCCCGCTGGACCGTGCGCAGCTCGACGAGCTGATGGCCGACAAGCTGTCGTTCACGGGCGCCGCGAGCGACCAGGTCACCACGGTCGTCGGTCAGATCGAGGCGCTGCTCAAGGAGCACCCGGAGGCCGCGGCCTACACGCCCGGCGCGATTCTGTAG
- a CDS encoding SigB/SigF/SigG family RNA polymerase sigma factor, translating to MLTNLNEYSARRTAARHSHHDAPDTTAEFARLAALEDGPEREVLCAEIVEAWLPMAHRLAARYRNKGETLEDLRQVAAVGLVKAVNRYEPGRGAFESYAVPTITGELRRHFRDRMWDVRVPRRVQDLRNKVRVARRELRDLPGSGPEPSIADIAAHAGLTEDEVKDGMQAMEGYSALSLDAEISSADPDGFSLADTLGAPDAAYDIVTDREAAKRGLRKLPERERTILYLRFFEDMTQSRIAEKLGISQMHVSRLISNSCARVRAEADGVRPAARAA from the coding sequence ATGCTGACGAACCTCAATGAATACTCGGCCCGCCGCACCGCGGCCCGGCACTCGCACCACGACGCACCCGACACCACCGCTGAGTTCGCCCGGCTCGCCGCTCTCGAGGACGGCCCGGAGCGGGAGGTCCTGTGCGCGGAGATCGTCGAGGCATGGCTGCCCATGGCTCACCGTCTCGCCGCCCGCTACCGCAACAAGGGCGAGACCCTCGAAGACCTGCGACAGGTCGCCGCGGTGGGCCTGGTCAAGGCCGTCAACCGGTACGAGCCCGGCCGCGGCGCCTTCGAGAGCTACGCCGTGCCCACCATCACCGGTGAACTGCGCAGGCACTTCCGCGACCGCATGTGGGACGTGCGCGTTCCCCGCCGCGTCCAGGACCTGCGCAACAAGGTCCGTGTCGCCCGACGCGAACTCCGCGACCTGCCGGGCAGCGGACCCGAACCATCCATCGCCGACATCGCCGCGCACGCGGGCCTGACGGAGGATGAGGTGAAGGACGGCATGCAGGCCATGGAGGGCTACAGCGCCCTGTCGCTGGACGCCGAGATCTCGTCCGCCGACCCGGACGGCTTCAGCCTCGCCGACACGCTCGGCGCACCCGACGCCGCGTACGACATCGTCACCGACCGGGAGGCGGCCAAGCGGGGGCTGCGGAAGCTGCCCGAGCGCGAGCGGACCATCCTCTACCTGCGCTTCTTCGAGGACATGACGCAGAGCCGCATAGCGGAGAAGCTCGGCATCTCGCAGATGCACGTCTCGCGTCTGATCAGCAACAGCTGCGCCCGGGTGCGCGCCGAGGCCGACGGCGTCCGCCCGGCCGCCCGCGCGGCCTGA
- a CDS encoding HAD family hydrolase, with the protein MARAALFDVDGTLTDTNHLHVTTWWEAFRQAGQQVAMHDIHRAVGLGSTDLIARLLGEDRDRDQDDKISAAHKTLYGTYFERLPALNGARDLLHALHDRGRRIVLATSAGGEELGALRRAIDADDVIAGVASADDVSSGKPAPDPIHHALDIAECSAEEALFVGDTVWDMQAASRAGVRGVALLCGGIPRADLEEPGASAVFADPADMLRRLDSEVLTGGK; encoded by the coding sequence ATGGCCCGAGCGGCGCTGTTCGACGTGGACGGAACACTCACCGACACCAATCACCTGCACGTGACCACCTGGTGGGAGGCGTTCCGCCAAGCGGGACAACAGGTCGCGATGCACGACATCCACCGGGCCGTCGGGCTCGGCTCGACCGACCTCATCGCCCGGCTCCTCGGCGAGGACCGCGACCGCGACCAGGACGACAAGATCAGCGCCGCGCACAAGACGCTGTACGGCACGTACTTCGAGCGGCTGCCCGCGCTGAACGGAGCCCGCGACCTCCTGCACGCGCTGCACGACCGCGGCCGGCGCATCGTCCTCGCGACCTCGGCGGGCGGCGAGGAGCTCGGGGCGCTGCGCCGGGCCATCGACGCCGACGACGTCATCGCCGGCGTCGCGAGCGCGGACGACGTGTCCTCCGGCAAGCCGGCCCCCGACCCCATCCACCACGCCCTGGACATCGCCGAATGCTCCGCGGAGGAGGCGCTGTTCGTCGGCGACACGGTGTGGGACATGCAGGCGGCGTCCCGCGCCGGCGTCCGCGGTGTCGCGCTCCTCTGCGGAGGCATCCCGCGGGCCGACCTGGAAGAGCCGGGCGCCTCGGCCGTCTTCGCGGACCCGGCCGACATGCTCAGGCGCCTGGACAGCGAGGTACTGACCGGCGGGAAGTGA